A stretch of Mustela nigripes isolate SB6536 chromosome 6, MUSNIG.SB6536, whole genome shotgun sequence DNA encodes these proteins:
- the RAP1B gene encoding ras-related protein Rap-1b codes for MREYKLVVLGSGGVGKSALTVQFVQGIFVEKYDPTIEDSYRKQVEVDAQQCMLEILDTAGTEQFTAMRDLYMKNGQGFALVYSITAQSTFNDLQDLREQILRVKDTDDVPMILVGNKCDLEDERVVGKEQGQNLARQWNNCAFLESSAKSKINVNEIFYDLVRQINRKTPVPGKARKKSTCQLL; via the exons actgtACAGTTTGTTCAAggaatttttgttgaaaaatacGATCCTACGATAGAAGATTCTTATAGAAAG CAAGTTGAAGTAGATGCACAACAGTGTATGCTTGAAATCTTGGATACTGCAGGAACG GAACAATTTACTGCAATGAGAGATTTATACATGAAAAATGGACAAGGCTTTGCATTAGTTTATTCCATCACAGCACAGTCCACATTTAATGATTTACAAGATCTGAGAGAGCAGATTCTTCGAGTTAAAGACACTGATGAT gttcCGATGATCTTGGTTGGTAATAAGTGTGACTTGGAAGATGAAAGAGTTGTAGGAAAGGAACAAGGTCAGAACCTAGCAAGACAGTGGAACAACTGTGCGTTCTTAGAATCTTCtgcaaaatcaaaaataaatgttaatgag ATCTTTTATGACCTAGTGCGGCAAATTAACAGAAAAACTCCAGTGCCTGGGAAGGCCCGCAAAAAGTCAACATGTCAGCTGCTTTAA